Proteins encoded in a region of the Bicyclus anynana chromosome 9, ilBicAnyn1.1, whole genome shotgun sequence genome:
- the LOC112053954 gene encoding serine protease snake: MAIEDLTTSLSDDQAEISDISKTTVAIEQQNINFEIPDFSKYVKRVSEKKCMEYVYEMVKRQENGLSIRDSNLTIINGKIAKVAEYPHMGALGWWTNDIPRRLSFYCGASLISDQYLLTAAHCTSIPRDDLVQHEPNLVRLGSRYLEVSDFSSVFLKHLPIKL; encoded by the exons ATGGCAATTGAGGACCTAACTACATCACTGAGCGATGATCAAGCTGAAATTTCAGACATTTCCAAAACGACAGTTGCAATTGAACAGCAAaacataaattttgaaattccaGATTTTTCGAAATATGTAAAAAGAGTCAGTGAGAAAA AATGCATGGAATACGTTTACGAAATGGTTAAGAGACAAGAAAACGGCCTTTCAATTCGag ATTCAAACCTTACCATTATAAATGGAAAAATAGCAAAAGTAGCGGAGTACCCACACATG gGCGCTCTAGGCTGGTGGACCAATGACATTCCCCGACGACTGTCGTTTTACTGTGGTGCAAGTTTGATTAGTGATCAATATCTCCTCACGGCAGCACACTGTACGAGCATTCCAAGAGATGATTTAGTGCAACATGAACCGAACCTCGTCAGACTTGGCTCTAGATATCTAGAAGTAAGTGATTTTAGCAGCGTATTTCTCAAACACCttccaataaaattataa